A window of the Streptomyces sp. JB150 genome harbors these coding sequences:
- a CDS encoding transcriptional regulator codes for MQPNTLLDAILDEAGISHAGLAAHVNQAGRARGLALRYEHTAVARWLKGQRPRGQVPDLICEVLAARLHRPVTLDDIGLGVPGGEPGGPGTSLSGFVERATALWRSDEQQRPHILGAPAVTGTPAVMPVWEWENPPEDVDVSRGGRHRVTPADIEMLRAARTHYEQMYRKAGGVATRTRIVGFLNAEAAPLLRGGYTDATGRQLHRATGGLVAIAGICAYDSDAHGLAQRYFHQALRLAKASGDRGLGAYVIALLVNQSLFMKEYRQAVAFAEAALRTAGRHITPALASDLYAMQAKAYAHLGDGSSALSCIRRAEQAAERIRRGYEPDETGYVQPGLVNVQVAEALLSLGELAAAREHAEAAVDTPAHDRGRVHRLAMLSTIELRQGNAEKAVDTAVRMAEQARGMESQRLRDRLRAVREHLTRSGGAGTAEAAELIDGALRVPL; via the coding sequence ATGCAGCCCAACACCCTGCTCGACGCGATCCTGGACGAGGCGGGCATCTCGCACGCCGGGCTGGCCGCGCACGTCAACCAGGCCGGGCGGGCGCGCGGCCTCGCGCTGCGCTACGAACACACCGCCGTGGCCCGCTGGCTGAAGGGCCAGCGCCCGCGCGGCCAGGTGCCCGACCTGATCTGCGAGGTGCTCGCCGCCCGGCTGCACCGGCCGGTCACCCTCGACGACATCGGCCTCGGCGTCCCCGGCGGCGAGCCCGGCGGCCCCGGCACCTCGCTCTCCGGCTTCGTGGAGCGGGCCACCGCGCTGTGGCGCTCCGACGAGCAGCAGCGCCCGCACATCCTGGGCGCCCCCGCGGTCACCGGCACCCCCGCCGTGATGCCGGTGTGGGAGTGGGAGAACCCGCCCGAGGACGTCGACGTCTCCCGCGGCGGACGGCACCGGGTCACCCCGGCCGACATCGAGATGCTGCGCGCCGCGCGCACCCACTACGAGCAGATGTACCGCAAGGCCGGCGGGGTGGCGACCCGCACCCGGATCGTCGGCTTCCTCAACGCCGAGGCCGCGCCGCTGCTGCGCGGCGGCTACACCGACGCGACGGGCCGTCAGCTGCACCGGGCCACCGGCGGGCTGGTGGCCATCGCGGGCATCTGCGCCTACGACTCCGACGCGCACGGCCTCGCCCAGCGCTACTTCCACCAGGCGCTGCGGCTGGCGAAGGCCAGCGGGGACCGGGGACTGGGCGCGTACGTGATCGCGCTGCTGGTCAACCAGTCGCTGTTCATGAAGGAGTACCGGCAGGCCGTGGCGTTCGCGGAGGCCGCGCTGCGCACCGCCGGCCGGCACATCACGCCCGCCCTCGCCTCCGACCTGTACGCGATGCAGGCGAAGGCCTACGCGCACCTCGGCGACGGCAGCAGCGCCCTGTCCTGCATCCGGCGGGCCGAGCAGGCAGCCGAGCGGATCCGCCGCGGGTACGAGCCGGACGAGACCGGCTATGTGCAGCCCGGCCTGGTCAACGTCCAGGTGGCGGAGGCGCTGCTCAGCCTGGGCGAGCTGGCGGCGGCCCGCGAGCACGCCGAGGCGGCCGTGGACACCCCCGCCCACGACCGGGGCCGGGTGCACCGGCTGGCCATGCTCAGCACCATCGAACTGCGCCAGGGCAACGCCGAGAAGGCCGTGGACACGGCGGTGCGGATGGCGGAGCAGGCGCGGGGGATGGAGTCGCAGCGGCTGCGGGACAGACTCCGCGCGGTGCGCGAGCACCTGACGCGCAGCGGCGGCGCCGGCACGGCGGAGGCCGCCGAACTGATCGACGGGGCCCTGCGCGTACCGCTGTAG
- a CDS encoding PP2C family protein-serine/threonine phosphatase: MIRIRARGPGRRLLALGLPTAWGALAVTYKLGCPLAQQNGLGARIATSAVFFAVGTGLVLHVRHVLLRELKQVREVAGAAQSTLLRPLPSEVDGLRVAAAQLSADRGAAVGGDLYEVVATEHGVRAVMGDVRGHGIGAVGTVAAVLGSFREAVHDEPDLGRVLRRLDRALARHLRERAAADPESPVAEDFVTVLLLEIGREGEVRVLNCGHPWPYRLLDTRVEPLSRAEPLPPLGPFPLPPELPAVACPSLRPNEVLFLHTDGAEDARDAHGRFFPLAAVLAAALGAGARTPQALLAAVFTRLLRHTQGAPADDVAFLVLRDERPRRRAPSGSRAAARSATTCPQPTKHL; the protein is encoded by the coding sequence ATGATCCGTATCAGGGCACGGGGGCCCGGCCGTCGGCTGCTCGCGCTGGGACTGCCCACGGCCTGGGGCGCCCTGGCCGTCACCTACAAACTGGGCTGCCCGCTCGCCCAGCAGAACGGGCTCGGAGCGCGGATCGCCACCAGCGCCGTCTTCTTCGCCGTCGGCACCGGACTGGTGCTGCATGTGCGGCACGTGCTGCTGCGCGAACTCAAGCAGGTCCGCGAGGTCGCCGGGGCCGCGCAGAGCACGCTGCTGCGACCACTGCCGTCCGAGGTCGACGGGTTGCGGGTGGCCGCCGCCCAGCTGTCCGCCGACCGGGGTGCCGCGGTCGGCGGCGACCTGTACGAGGTCGTCGCCACCGAGCACGGCGTCCGGGCGGTGATGGGCGACGTGCGCGGGCACGGGATCGGCGCCGTCGGCACCGTCGCCGCCGTGCTCGGCAGCTTCCGCGAGGCCGTGCACGACGAGCCCGACCTCGGCCGGGTGCTGCGCCGCCTGGACCGGGCCCTCGCCCGCCATCTGCGCGAACGGGCCGCGGCGGACCCGGAGAGCCCGGTCGCCGAGGACTTCGTCACCGTGCTGCTGCTGGAGATCGGACGCGAGGGCGAGGTGCGCGTCCTCAACTGCGGCCACCCCTGGCCGTACCGGCTCCTCGACACCCGGGTCGAGCCGCTGTCGCGAGCCGAACCCCTGCCCCCGCTCGGTCCGTTCCCGCTGCCGCCCGAACTGCCCGCGGTGGCCTGCCCCTCGCTGCGCCCCAATGAGGTGCTGTTCCTGCACACGGACGGCGCGGAGGACGCCCGGGACGCGCACGGCCGGTTCTTCCCGCTGGCAGCCGTGCTCGCGGCGGCGCTGGGCGCGGGCGCGCGAACTCCCCAGGCGCTGCTGGCCGCCGTGTTCACCCGCCTGCTGCGCCACACCCAGGGAGCCCCGGCCGACGACGTCGCCTTCCTGGTCCTTCGCGACGAACGGCCGCGCAGACGCGCCCCCTCGGGCTCGCGGGCGGCCGCGCGCTCCGCCACGACCTGCCCGCAGCCCACGAAGCACTTGTAG
- the pheT gene encoding phenylalanine--tRNA ligase subunit beta, which yields MRVPLSWLREYVDLPATETGRDVQAKLISAGLEVETVEQLGHDLKGPLVVGQVLTIEELEGFKKPIRFCTVDVGQANGTGEPQEIVCGARNFAVGDKVVVVLPGATLPGGFSISARKTYGRVSHGMICSSDELGMGDDGTKGIIVLPPETEVGRDAIELLELVDEVLDIAVTANRGDCLSIRGVARETAIAYGLPLRDPALLDVPAPNAFGYPVKISEPLGCDRFTARTVSGLRPEARSPIWLQRRLQKVGMRPISLAVDVTNYVMMELGQPLHAYDRKLVQGTIGVRRAEEGEKIVTLDGVERTLHAEDLVITDDRGPIGLAGVMGGANTEIADHDDTEGATTDVVIEAAHFDAVSIARTARRHKLSSEASRRFERGVDPQAAAAAAQRTVDLLVLLAGGTADAGVTEVIAPSAPHTITLPADHPDKVAGVTYGRETVVRRLQEIGCDVYGQDELIVTVPSWRPDLLEPNDLAEEVIRLEGYENLPSTLPKPPSGRGLTHRQRLHRRVGRALAGAGYVEAPNYPFVSEQVFDQLGLDADDPARRVVKLVNPLSDEEPALRTSLLPGLLGALRRNDGRGSHDLALFETGLVFHPRAERPVAGHVPVDRRPTDEEIAALDAALPEQPRHVAAVLAGAREQAGWWGKGRPSDWADAVEAARLVAREAGAELVVRKGQYGPWHPGRCAELLVVADGTEQVVGHAGELHPRVLKALGLPERTCAMELNLDALERAGDDTPQAPGISTFPVATQDVALVVDKPVPHAEVEAALREGAGELLEGIRLFDVYENAEQLGDGKKSLAYALRFRASDRTLTVDEASAARDAAVALAAERTGAVLRG from the coding sequence ATGCGGGTCCCGCTTTCCTGGCTGCGGGAGTACGTCGACCTGCCGGCCACCGAGACCGGCCGTGACGTCCAGGCCAAACTCATTTCGGCCGGTCTGGAGGTCGAGACGGTCGAGCAGCTCGGCCACGACCTCAAGGGCCCCCTGGTCGTCGGCCAGGTGCTGACCATCGAGGAGCTGGAGGGCTTCAAGAAGCCCATCCGCTTCTGCACCGTCGACGTCGGCCAGGCCAACGGCACCGGCGAGCCCCAGGAGATCGTCTGCGGCGCCCGCAACTTCGCGGTCGGCGACAAGGTCGTCGTGGTCCTCCCCGGTGCCACCCTGCCCGGCGGCTTCTCGATCTCCGCGCGCAAGACCTACGGCAGGGTCTCGCACGGCATGATCTGCTCCAGCGACGAGCTGGGCATGGGCGACGACGGCACCAAGGGCATCATCGTGCTGCCCCCGGAGACCGAGGTCGGCCGCGACGCCATCGAGCTGCTGGAACTGGTCGACGAGGTCCTGGACATCGCCGTCACCGCCAACCGCGGCGACTGCCTGTCCATCCGCGGCGTCGCCCGCGAGACCGCCATCGCCTACGGCCTGCCGCTGCGCGACCCGGCCCTGCTCGACGTCCCCGCGCCGAACGCCTTCGGCTACCCGGTCAAGATCTCCGAGCCGCTCGGCTGCGACCGCTTCACCGCCCGCACCGTCTCCGGACTGCGCCCCGAGGCCCGCTCCCCGATCTGGCTCCAGCGCCGGCTCCAGAAGGTCGGCATGCGCCCGATCTCGCTCGCCGTCGACGTCACCAACTACGTGATGATGGAGCTGGGCCAGCCGCTGCACGCCTACGACCGGAAGCTGGTCCAGGGCACCATCGGCGTGCGCCGCGCCGAGGAGGGCGAGAAGATCGTCACCCTCGACGGCGTCGAGCGGACGCTGCACGCCGAGGACCTGGTCATCACCGACGACCGCGGCCCCATCGGCCTCGCGGGCGTGATGGGCGGCGCCAACACGGAGATCGCCGACCACGACGACACCGAGGGCGCCACGACCGACGTGGTGATCGAGGCCGCGCACTTCGACGCCGTCTCCATCGCCCGTACCGCCCGCCGTCACAAGCTGTCCTCCGAGGCCTCCCGCCGCTTCGAGCGCGGTGTCGACCCGCAGGCCGCCGCCGCGGCCGCCCAGCGCACCGTCGACCTGCTCGTGCTGCTCGCGGGCGGCACCGCCGACGCCGGCGTCACCGAGGTGATCGCCCCGTCCGCGCCGCACACCATCACCCTGCCCGCCGACCACCCCGACAAGGTCGCGGGCGTCACCTACGGCCGGGAGACCGTCGTACGGCGACTGCAGGAGATCGGCTGTGACGTGTACGGGCAGGACGAGCTGATCGTCACCGTCCCGTCCTGGCGGCCCGACCTGCTGGAGCCGAACGACCTCGCCGAGGAGGTCATCCGGCTGGAGGGCTACGAGAACCTGCCCTCCACCCTGCCCAAGCCGCCGTCCGGCCGGGGCCTGACCCACCGGCAGCGGCTGCACCGCCGGGTCGGCCGCGCGCTGGCCGGCGCCGGTTACGTCGAGGCCCCGAACTACCCGTTCGTCAGCGAGCAGGTCTTCGACCAGCTCGGCCTGGACGCCGACGACCCCGCCCGCCGCGTGGTCAAGCTGGTCAACCCGCTCAGCGACGAGGAGCCCGCGCTGCGCACCTCGCTGCTGCCGGGCCTGCTCGGCGCGCTGCGCCGCAACGACGGCCGCGGCTCGCACGACCTCGCGCTGTTCGAGACCGGCCTGGTCTTCCACCCGCGCGCGGAGCGGCCCGTCGCCGGGCACGTCCCGGTCGACCGCCGGCCCACCGACGAGGAGATCGCCGCGCTCGACGCCGCGCTGCCCGAGCAGCCGCGCCACGTCGCCGCCGTCCTCGCGGGCGCCCGCGAGCAGGCCGGCTGGTGGGGCAAGGGCCGCCCGTCCGACTGGGCCGACGCCGTCGAGGCCGCCCGTCTCGTCGCCCGCGAGGCCGGCGCCGAACTGGTCGTGCGCAAGGGCCAGTACGGGCCGTGGCACCCGGGCCGGTGCGCCGAGCTGCTCGTCGTCGCCGACGGCACCGAGCAGGTCGTCGGGCACGCGGGCGAGCTGCACCCGCGCGTGCTGAAGGCGCTCGGGCTGCCCGAGCGGACCTGCGCGATGGAGCTGAACCTGGACGCGCTGGAGCGGGCCGGCGACGACACGCCGCAGGCACCGGGCATCTCCACCTTCCCCGTGGCCACGCAGGACGTCGCGCTCGTCGTCGACAAGCCGGTGCCGCACGCGGAGGTCGAGGCCGCGCTGCGCGAGGGCGCCGGTGAACTGCTGGAGGGCATCCGGCTGTTCGACGTGTACGAGAACGCCGAGCAGCTGGGCGACGGGAAGAAGTCCCTCGCGTACGCGCTGCGGTTCCGGGCTTCGGACCGGACCCTGACCGTGGACGAGGCGTCCGCCGCGCGGGACGCGGCGGTGGCGCTGGCCGCGGAGCGGACCGGGGCAGTGCTGCGGGGCTAG
- the pheS gene encoding phenylalanine--tRNA ligase subunit alpha, with translation MSAPNKSYDPVEVEALKPEEIERMRDEALAAFAAADSLDALHEAKVAHTGPTSPLALANREIGALPPHAKADAGKRVGMARGAVNKALAARQTELEAERDARVLVEEDVDVTLPYDRVPAGARHPLTTLSERIEDIFVAMGYEVAEGPQVEAEWFNFDALNIGPDHPARGEADTFFVEGPDGTADSGVVLRTHTSPVQIRSLLDRELPVYVICPGRVYRTDELDATHTPVFHQVELLAVDEGLTMADLKGTLDHMVQSLFGEGMKTRLRPNFFPFTEPSAEMDMVCYVCRGESVGNPDRPCRTCSSEGWIELGGCGMVNPRVLTACGVDPEKYSGFAFGFGIERMLMFRHNVEDMRDMVEGDIRFTRPFGMEI, from the coding sequence ATGTCGGCACCCAATAAGTCGTACGACCCTGTCGAGGTCGAGGCGTTGAAACCGGAAGAGATCGAGCGCATGCGGGACGAGGCGCTCGCCGCCTTCGCCGCCGCGGACTCCCTCGACGCGCTCCACGAGGCCAAGGTCGCCCACACCGGCCCCACCTCCCCGCTGGCCCTCGCCAACCGCGAGATCGGCGCCCTGCCCCCGCACGCCAAGGCCGACGCCGGCAAGCGGGTCGGCATGGCCCGAGGCGCCGTGAACAAGGCGCTCGCCGCCCGTCAGACGGAGCTGGAGGCCGAGCGGGACGCCCGCGTGCTGGTCGAGGAGGACGTCGACGTCACGCTGCCGTACGACCGCGTCCCGGCCGGCGCCCGCCACCCGCTGACCACCCTGTCCGAGCGGATCGAGGACATCTTCGTGGCCATGGGCTACGAGGTCGCCGAGGGCCCGCAGGTCGAGGCCGAGTGGTTCAACTTCGACGCCCTCAACATCGGCCCGGACCACCCGGCGCGCGGCGAGGCCGACACCTTCTTCGTGGAGGGCCCGGACGGCACCGCCGACTCCGGCGTCGTGCTGCGCACCCACACCTCGCCGGTGCAGATCCGCTCCCTGCTCGACCGTGAGCTGCCGGTCTACGTGATCTGCCCCGGCCGCGTCTACCGCACCGACGAGCTGGACGCCACCCACACCCCGGTCTTCCACCAGGTCGAGCTGCTCGCCGTGGACGAGGGCCTGACCATGGCGGACCTCAAGGGCACCCTGGACCACATGGTCCAGTCGCTGTTCGGCGAGGGCATGAAGACCCGGCTGCGGCCGAACTTCTTCCCCTTCACCGAGCCGTCCGCCGAGATGGACATGGTGTGCTACGTCTGCCGCGGCGAGTCCGTCGGCAACCCCGACCGCCCCTGCCGCACCTGCTCCAGCGAGGGCTGGATCGAGCTGGGCGGCTGCGGCATGGTCAACCCGCGGGTGCTCACCGCCTGCGGCGTCGACCCGGAGAAGTACAGCGGCTTCGCCTTCGGGTTCGGCATCGAGCGGATGCTGATGTTCCGCCACAACGTCGAAGACATGCGAGACATGGTCGAGGGTGACATCCGGTTCACCCGGCCCTTCGGGATGGAGATCTGA
- a CDS encoding ATP-binding protein has protein sequence MSVGTSSAPGARDTRHPPAPRAGDPAAELGIDPDDLPDGLVVADEHGRVVCFNAAAERITAVRAADALGQRLEKALPLEDLDGRRWWQLTDPYGGLAIRVRQPERNLLLPGGREVLVSARYVRAEPTGPVRRVVVCLRDTEARRRTERSHAELIATVAHELRSPLTSVKGFTATLLAKWERFTDDQKRLMLETVDADADRVTRLIAELLDISRIDSGRLEVRRQPVDIGAAVGRHIQAYVAAGQPADRFLLRIEQPLPDLWADPDKIDQVLSNLLENAVRHGEGTVTIDITATASPREGEEAGTSVTVSDEGPGIPEESMNRVFTRFWRGSKRGGTGLGLYIVKGIVEAHGGSITVGRAPQGGAEFRFTLPVGAPAYLAQ, from the coding sequence ATGAGCGTCGGCACGAGCAGCGCACCGGGGGCACGGGACACGCGGCACCCGCCCGCGCCCCGGGCCGGTGACCCGGCCGCCGAGCTCGGCATCGATCCCGACGACCTGCCCGACGGCCTCGTCGTCGCCGACGAGCACGGCCGCGTCGTCTGCTTCAACGCCGCCGCCGAGCGGATCACCGCCGTCCGCGCCGCCGACGCCCTCGGGCAGCGCCTGGAGAAGGCCCTGCCGTTAGAGGACCTGGACGGACGGCGCTGGTGGCAGCTCACCGACCCCTACGGGGGGCTCGCCATCCGGGTCCGCCAGCCCGAGCGCAACCTGCTGCTGCCCGGCGGCCGGGAAGTCCTCGTCTCCGCCCGCTACGTGCGCGCCGAGCCCACCGGTCCCGTCCGCCGCGTCGTGGTCTGCCTGCGCGACACCGAGGCCCGGCGCCGCACCGAACGCAGCCACGCCGAGCTGATCGCCACCGTCGCCCACGAACTGCGCTCCCCGCTCACCTCCGTCAAGGGCTTCACCGCGACCCTGCTCGCCAAGTGGGAGCGGTTCACGGACGACCAGAAGCGGCTGATGCTGGAGACCGTCGACGCGGACGCCGACCGCGTCACCCGGCTCATCGCCGAACTGCTGGACATCTCCCGGATCGACTCCGGGCGCCTGGAGGTCCGCCGCCAGCCCGTCGACATCGGTGCCGCCGTCGGCCGGCACATCCAGGCGTACGTCGCCGCCGGGCAGCCCGCCGACCGGTTCCTGCTGCGCATCGAGCAGCCGCTGCCCGACCTGTGGGCCGACCCCGACAAGATCGACCAGGTGCTGAGCAACCTGCTGGAAAATGCGGTGCGGCACGGCGAGGGAACCGTCACCATCGACATCACGGCCACGGCGTCCCCCCGCGAAGGGGAGGAGGCCGGCACGTCGGTCACGGTGAGCGACGAGGGGCCCGGCATCCCGGAGGAGTCCATGAACCGCGTCTTCACCCGCTTCTGGCGGGGCAGCAAGCGCGGCGGCACCGGCCTCGGGCTCTACATCGTCAAGGGCATCGTCGAGGCCCACGGCGGCTCCATCACCGTCGGCCGCGCCCCCCAGGGCGGCGCCGAGTTCCGATTTACCTTGCCCGTGGGGGCACCGGCGTATCTCGCCCAGTGA
- a CDS encoding RNA methyltransferase: MPPASPELISPRSPRVSAARRLAKRNFRGKERLFLAEGPQAVREAAAYGDTLVELFATVEAAERYADIVGEARDAGARVHLASEQVIADISTTVTPQGLVGICRFVDTPFEEILTARPKLVAVLAHVRDPGNAGTVLRCADAAGAEAVVLTDASVDLYNPKAVRASVGSLFHLPVAVGVPVERAVAGLKDAGVRILAADGAGTDDLDDELDKGSMGGPTAWIFGNEAWGLPEETRALADAVVRVPIHGKAESLNLATAAAVCLYASARAQRAFGGCRTVTES, translated from the coding sequence ATGCCCCCCGCCAGCCCCGAGCTGATCTCCCCCCGTTCCCCCCGCGTCTCCGCCGCCCGGCGGCTGGCCAAGCGGAACTTCCGGGGCAAGGAGCGGCTGTTCCTCGCGGAGGGACCGCAGGCCGTGCGCGAGGCCGCGGCGTACGGGGACACCCTCGTCGAGCTGTTCGCCACCGTCGAGGCCGCCGAGCGGTACGCCGACATCGTCGGCGAGGCCCGCGACGCCGGCGCCCGCGTCCACCTCGCCTCCGAGCAGGTGATCGCCGACATCTCCACCACCGTCACCCCGCAGGGACTCGTCGGGATCTGCCGGTTCGTGGACACCCCGTTCGAGGAGATCCTGACGGCGCGGCCCAAGCTGGTCGCCGTCCTCGCCCACGTCCGCGACCCCGGCAACGCCGGCACCGTGCTGCGCTGCGCCGACGCCGCGGGCGCCGAGGCGGTCGTCCTCACCGACGCCTCCGTCGACCTGTACAACCCCAAGGCCGTACGCGCCTCGGTGGGCTCGCTGTTCCACCTGCCGGTGGCCGTCGGCGTGCCCGTCGAGCGGGCCGTCGCCGGGCTCAAGGACGCCGGGGTGCGCATCCTCGCCGCCGACGGGGCCGGCACCGACGACCTCGACGACGAACTGGACAAGGGCAGCATGGGCGGCCCCACCGCCTGGATCTTCGGCAACGAGGCCTGGGGCCTGCCGGAGGAGACCCGCGCCCTCGCGGACGCCGTGGTCCGCGTCCCGATCCACGGCAAGGCGGAGAGCCTGAACCTCGCCACCGCCGCCGCCGTATGTCTGTATGCCTCGGCCCGGGCACAGCGCGCCTTCGGCGGGTGCCGGACCGTCACCGAGAGCTGA